One region of Polaribacter pectinis genomic DNA includes:
- a CDS encoding barstar family protein, producing MTNINPNRIKFYQFLNDDISLELFESWVYKNKELENIIQEDDYNDLLAFTFKSRETKNFIKSIVKKHFDWKEYEKWRTIELLKKIKSGKIEIVLATRKLRELYLEQEEKIKRPFLTIGLAIGYESVLDNCPIETEYNQWNSDVLKKQLEPVQWYQNRILEDVEQELNELLNPEIKTIDLGKIVSIKDFHDIFSERLYFPEFYGNNWDAFWDSIIGIVEMPKKLTLTNWEKFEKTFKKDSKILKEIIKDYNNQNTENKKITVGNTV from the coding sequence ATGACCAACATAAATCCGAATAGAATCAAGTTTTATCAATTCCTAAACGATGACATTTCATTGGAATTATTTGAAAGTTGGGTTTATAAAAACAAAGAGCTTGAAAATATAATTCAAGAAGACGATTATAATGATTTATTAGCTTTTACTTTTAAAAGTAGAGAAACCAAGAATTTTATAAAATCGATTGTTAAGAAACATTTTGACTGGAAAGAATATGAAAAATGGAGAACAATTGAATTACTTAAAAAGATTAAATCTGGTAAAATTGAAATTGTTTTGGCAACTCGAAAATTAAGAGAATTATATCTTGAACAAGAAGAAAAAATTAAAAGACCATTTCTGACAATTGGTCTTGCAATTGGTTATGAAAGCGTACTTGATAATTGTCCAATAGAAACTGAATATAATCAATGGAATTCTGACGTTTTGAAAAAACAACTTGAACCTGTACAATGGTATCAAAACCGAATTTTAGAAGACGTTGAACAAGAACTTAACGAATTACTAAACCCTGAAATAAAAACTATTGACCTTGGGAAAATTGTGAGTATTAAAGATTTTCACGACATTTTTTCGGAAAGACTTTACTTCCCTGAATTTTATGGAAATAATTGGGATGCTTTTTGGGATTCGATAATTGGAATCGTTGAAATGCCAAAAAAATTGACCTTAACCAATTGGGAAAAATTCGAAAAAACATTTAAAAAAGATTCGAAAATTTTGAAAGAAATTATAAAGGATTATAACAATCAAAATACTGAAAATAAAAAAATAACTGTTGGTAACACCGTATAA
- a CDS encoding HipA family kinase, translating to MQLLHTIEDVHKVFDTQGSSPLLVTCNDFRDWVCKYDRFPKYLFNELIASEFAKIWGIKTPETCLINVKREHIPNEKFPQLQIGWFEKQCFGSLYLETSKELDHTMVSMFQEKSFRNKISDKTDFLKIALFDIWTANEDRNHNNFNLLLSVSPDNMSFFYAIDHVNIFNMSFLDYGITDLTEDESIIKTDIAKILFGKDRKLTDIVNNLVEMLYICTKECENKLDDILDLVPDSWNIDKVLIKKRIIDNLFSDDWKNQCESNFREFIQSFVAN from the coding sequence ATGCAATTACTTCATACAATTGAAGATGTTCATAAAGTTTTTGACACACAAGGAAGTAGTCCGCTACTTGTAACTTGCAATGATTTCAGAGATTGGGTATGTAAGTATGATAGGTTTCCTAAATATTTGTTTAACGAGTTGATAGCATCTGAATTTGCTAAAATATGGGGAATTAAAACACCCGAAACTTGTCTTATTAATGTTAAAAGAGAACATATTCCAAATGAAAAATTTCCGCAATTACAGATAGGTTGGTTTGAAAAGCAATGTTTTGGATCTTTATATCTAGAAACTTCTAAAGAATTAGATCATACTATGGTGTCAATGTTTCAGGAAAAATCTTTTAGAAATAAAATATCTGATAAAACGGATTTTTTAAAAATAGCACTATTTGATATTTGGACAGCAAATGAAGATAGGAATCATAACAACTTCAATTTGCTTTTATCCGTTTCTCCTGATAATATGAGTTTTTTTTATGCAATCGACCACGTAAATATTTTTAATATGTCATTCCTTGATTATGGAATTACAGATTTGACTGAGGATGAATCAATAATTAAAACTGATATAGCAAAAATTTTATTTGGAAAAGACAGGAAATTAACAGACATTGTGAATAACTTGGTTGAAATGTTATACATTTGCACCAAAGAATGTGAAAATAAATTAGACGATATTTTAGATTTAGTACCAGACTCTTGGAATATCGACAAAGTCTTAATTAAGAAAAGAATTATTGACAATTTATTTTCTGATGATTGGAAAAATCAATGTGAATCGAACTTTAGAGAGTTTATACAATCTTTTGTAGCTAATTAA